A section of the Drosophila sechellia strain sech25 chromosome 3L, ASM438219v1, whole genome shotgun sequence genome encodes:
- the LOC6604951 gene encoding tetraspanin-18, whose product MVFDCGVWCAKYLLCIFNFIFFVLGTIIFGVGLWLAVDKHSLIALLKLVESERIEQFTQPQAIEQLAYVLLVIGAVMFFMSFLGYLGAMRESRCLLSTYGTFLILLLIAEIVAGGLGAFFKEKVRAESKNFLQTTITSYSLGENVDATSLMWNQLMGNFGCCGINDYHDFDDSPAWVNGKGNRTIPDACCILKDVAKLVPRDEDCTTNPSDSNSFYKKGCYEVFTEWLIRQRELVIVAIAVGIVHLVLIILAFALCKAFAKYNDMRL is encoded by the exons ATGGTCTTCGACTGCGGAGTCTGGTGTGCAAAGTATTTGCTTTGcatattcaattttatatttttc GTGCTAGGCACAATTATATTCGGAGTCGGACTATGGCTGGCCGTGGACAAGCACTCGCTGATTGCTCTCCTCAAGTTGGTCGAGAGCGAGCGCATTGAG CAATTTACACAGCCACAGGCCATAGAGCAGCTGGCCTATGTGCTGCTCGTCATCGGAGCCGTCATGTTCTTCATGAGCTTCTTGGGCTATCTGGGAGCCATGCGCGAGTCCCGCTGTCTGCTGTCGACG TATGGAACCTTTTTGATCCTGCTGCTGATTGCCGAGATCGTTGCCGGAGGATTAGGCGCCTTCTTCAAGGAGAAAGTGCGTGCCGAGAGCAAAAACTTCTTGCAGACGACCATTACCAGTTATTCGCTGGGCGAGAATGTGGATGCTACCTCGCTGATGTGGAACCAACTGATGGGCAACTTCGGGTGCTGTGGCATCAATGATTATCACGATTTCGATGACTCTCCAGCGTGGGTGAACGGCAAGGGTAACCGCACAATTCCCGATGCCTGCTGTATCCTTAAGGATGTGGCCAAGTTGGTGCCACGCGACGAGGACTGTACAACCAACCCCAGCGACAGTAACAGTTTCTACAAGAAG GGCTGCTATGAGGTGTTTACCGAGTGGCTGATTCGGCAACGTGAACTGGTCATCGTGGCCATTGCGGTGGGCATTGTGCACCTGGTCCTCATTATCCTGGCCTTTGCCCTGTGCAAGGCCTTTGCCAAATACAACGATATGCGTCTGTAA